The window CGTTGAGGCCGGTGCACTGGAAGACGTTGAGGACGTCGTGCACGTCGAACTCGGTCAGCCCGAACGGCGCGACCGCGCGGACCAGGTTCGAGTGGCAGTGGAAGTCGAAGTCCTCGCCGGTGAGCATCCGGTTGACGTAGGGGTCGCACCGGGTGCCGAGCAGGTCGTGCACGCGGCCGCCGTCCGCGTCCTCGCCGTGGTCCTCGAGGGTGTCGGCGGTGATCGTCGCGAGCGGGCGGAGGAAGGGGAGCGTCGACCAGAGCCGGTCGAAGGTGCTGACGTGGGCACGCTGGAGCTGGCGGGTGCGCGCGGCCCAGAAACGTTCGCGGGGGTCGTCGGCGTTCCACAGGTTGAGGTCGCCGACCTGCGGGCCTTCGACGGTCGTGAGCCGGCAGAGATGGCCGCGCGGCACCCGCCAGGCACGGCCCGAGCGGATCGGGACCTCGAACGCGTCGACGAGCTCCCGGCCGGGCTCTTCGGCGAGCCGCCGGTAGAACGGCCGGTCGACGTCGAGCGCGCGGCCCTGGTAGGCGGCTGGGGGCATCGGGATCTCCCTCGTGCGGCGTGGGTGCCGCTCCAGCATGCCCCGGCTACGCACGGTGGCGCTCGACCACTCGTTCGGCTGCTGGGACGGCGGCGGGTCCGGCTCTTACCGTCGGGGGAGCTGTTTCGTGGGAGGAGTGACCGGCGGTGCTCGTGACCCTCCAGCGCACCGGCGACGAGCGGCGCCTGCCGGCCGCGGCGGAGCACCTCGTGGCGGTGCTGCGTTCGTGGGGCCCGGGCCCCGACCACCTGACGGGCCTGGCGCTGACGGGAATCACGGTCCCGAGCCGCCTCGGCCCCCGCCCGGTGGACGCGCTGGTGTTCACGCGGTCGGGAGTGGTGGTGATCGCGGCGGGGCTTTCGCCCGGAGCGGGGGAGCGAGCCGGAGCCGGCGTGGCGGCGGCAAAGGGAGCCCTGGCGGCTCACGACGGCGGGCGGTACGTGACGGGGCTGGTCGCGGTCGTTCCGGTGATCCAGGGCGACGGGCGTGGGGCGCCGGAGCCGGACGAGACCGGGGTGGCCGCGGTGCCGGACCCGCGCGAACCGGTGGCGGAGTCGCGTTGGCGCGGCGGGGCGGAATCCGCTCGGCGTGGGGCAGATGCGGGCGGGTCCGAGTCGGAGCGGGCTTGGCGTGGGGTGGGGTCGGCGGGTCGCGCGCCGGATCAGCGTGGTGCGGATCGGGGTGGGCTCGAGTCGGATCAGGCTTGGCGGGGGGTGGACTCGGTGGGTCGCGCGCCCGACGAGAGGCAGCAGCCTGGGGCGGATGCAAGTGGGTCTGCGTCCGAGAGGGCTTGGCTTGATGCGGGTTCGCCGGATCAGGCGCAGCTTGACGCTGACGCAGGCAAACCTGGGCCGGGACCCGCGCCGGAGCAAGCCTGGCGTGAGCCGGGGCCGGCCGACTCCGATCTGCCCTGGCTCGACGCCGGGGGCTTCCCCGGTGTCGCCGTCGTGCTCGCTGATTCGCGGGGGCTTCGGCGGATCATCGGGCAGCACAACCGGTGGCGGACCGTCTGGTCGGCCGACGACGTCCTCGACGCCTGCTACGCCCTTTCCCTCGCTCATCTCGCCCCACCTCGGGCCGCGTTGCTCGCCGACGGGTTTCCCGTCCGGCTTCCAGCCTTCGAGCGGGTGCCCGAACTGCCCGCCGTCGTGGCCCTTCCCTCTGAGCCGCCGCCCCGGGTCGAGGACGATCCCGGGCCGCGGGTCCGGGTGTCGCGCGGGCAGGCCGTCCCGCGGCCGCGGCCGATCCGGCAGGTGCCGTGGGGCTTCTGTTCGTGCTGGTCCTGCTCGTCACCGTGGGCGTGATCGCCGCCGTGTTCGTCGCGCAGGTCTTCCACGGCTCGTAAGGTTCGCGCCAACTAGGCCATCTGCACCGTTTCCCCGCCGCGTCGCCTGGGCACTTCCCGGTAGACGTGAAAGGGGTTCACGATGCCGCGCACCCGAGCGCTCGTCCTGCTGGCCGTCCTCACGGGCGCTTGTCTCACCGCCTGCAAGGTGCCCGACGTGTCCGCGTCCGGGGCCGGGTCCCAGCCCGCCGGGACGGCCGCCGCGGCGCCGGTCGCTCCCGGCGAGGCACGGGCCGAGCTGGCGCGGCTCAAGATCGCCGTGCGCGGCACCACCGACGGCTACAGCCGCGACAAGTTCCCGCACTGGGACAAGGTCGACGGCGCCTGCGACACGCGTGAGCAGGTCCTCAAGCGCGACGGCAAGGACGTCACGACCGGCGCCGACTGCGCCCCGAAGTCCGGCACCTGGGTCAGCCCGTACGACGGCGAGACCTGGCACCAGGCGTCCGATGTGGACATCGACCACCTGGTCCCGCTCGGCCAGGCCTGGGTGAGCGGCGCGAAGTCGTGGACCCAGCAGCGCCGGGAGCAGTTCGCGAACGACCTGATCCGTCCGCAGCTGCACGCCGTCACCGACAACCTCAACGAGCAGAAGAGCGACAAGGCGCCGGACCAGTGGAAGCCGCCGCTGGTCTCCTACTGGTGCACTTACGCCACCGACTGGATCGTGGTCAAGAGCAACTACGGCCTCACGATCACCGTCCCGGAGAAGACGGCGCTGGCCGGCATGCTCGACCACTGCTGACCTCAGCCGAGCGTCCGCGCCGCGGCCACCGCCTGCCCGGCGTACGACC of the Amycolatopsis sp. NBC_01488 genome contains:
- a CDS encoding urea carboxylase-associated family protein, with amino-acid sequence MPPAAYQGRALDVDRPFYRRLAEEPGRELVDAFEVPIRSGRAWRVPRGHLCRLTTVEGPQVGDLNLWNADDPRERFWAARTRQLQRAHVSTFDRLWSTLPFLRPLATITADTLEDHGEDADGGRVHDLLGTRCDPYVNRMLTGEDFDFHCHSNLVRAVAPFGLTEFDVHDVLNVFQCTGLNDEDRYFMKACPARPGDHFEFFAELDLLCALSTCPGGDLSIPLWGPGARDPIDVCHPIGVEVFKPRAGLLDGRRPPERAAYRGLHGVRLPEWGA
- a CDS encoding HNH endonuclease family protein, yielding MPRTRALVLLAVLTGACLTACKVPDVSASGAGSQPAGTAAAAPVAPGEARAELARLKIAVRGTTDGYSRDKFPHWDKVDGACDTREQVLKRDGKDVTTGADCAPKSGTWVSPYDGETWHQASDVDIDHLVPLGQAWVSGAKSWTQQRREQFANDLIRPQLHAVTDNLNEQKSDKAPDQWKPPLVSYWCTYATDWIVVKSNYGLTITVPEKTALAGMLDHC